Proteins encoded in a region of the Ignavibacteriales bacterium genome:
- a CDS encoding pyridoxal phosphate-dependent aminotransferase, translating into MKNTPINYQVVEDKIKAANLPSISKATIREIKKLVDEIEKASGEKFIRMEMGVPGLPPSQVGVDAEIAAHKKGVAAIYPDIQGIPELKIEASRFVKLFMNIDVSPQGCVPTVGSMQGSFAAFLTLNRIHKEKDTTLFIDPGFPVHKQQHKVLNLKYETFDVYDFRGEKLSAKLESYLAKGNISNIIYSNPNNPSWICFTEKELKIIAELAEKYDAIVLEDLAYFAMDFRRDMSKPGEPPYQPSIAHYTDKYVLLISGSKAFSYAGQRIGMMIISDKLFSSTYPDLKRYYSTDTFGYTMIFGTIYPLSAGMTHTVQYAMAAIFKAANDGKLNFVESVKEYGYKAAIMKKLFTENGFEIVYDMDENNPIADGFYFTVSYPGMDGEELLHELLFYGVSAISLEITGSTRTEGLRACVSLVRRDQFPDLEKRLKQFYKDHPLPYKD; encoded by the coding sequence ATGAAAAACACTCCAATAAATTATCAGGTTGTTGAGGATAAAATTAAGGCAGCTAATCTCCCATCAATCAGCAAAGCAACTATTCGTGAGATTAAAAAGCTCGTTGATGAAATTGAAAAAGCTTCCGGCGAAAAGTTTATTCGCATGGAAATGGGGGTGCCCGGTCTGCCACCGTCTCAGGTGGGTGTTGATGCGGAAATAGCAGCGCACAAAAAAGGTGTTGCGGCAATCTATCCCGATATTCAAGGCATTCCTGAATTGAAAATTGAGGCTTCGCGCTTTGTAAAACTTTTTATGAATATTGATGTAAGTCCGCAAGGCTGCGTGCCGACAGTCGGCTCGATGCAGGGAAGCTTTGCTGCATTTTTAACTCTTAACAGAATTCATAAAGAAAAAGACACCACCCTTTTTATTGATCCCGGTTTTCCGGTTCATAAACAGCAGCACAAAGTTTTGAATTTAAAATATGAGACTTTTGATGTTTATGATTTTCGCGGTGAAAAACTTAGTGCGAAGCTTGAGTCATATCTTGCAAAAGGCAATATCTCAAATATCATTTACTCGAACCCGAATAATCCGTCGTGGATTTGCTTCACCGAAAAGGAATTAAAAATTATTGCGGAACTCGCTGAAAAATATGATGCAATAGTTCTTGAAGATCTTGCTTATTTCGCAATGGATTTCAGAAGGGATATGTCAAAGCCCGGGGAGCCGCCGTATCAGCCCTCGATTGCGCATTATACGGATAAATATGTTCTGCTTATCTCCGGCTCAAAAGCGTTCAGCTATGCGGGGCAGCGAATCGGAATGATGATTATTTCGGATAAATTATTTTCTTCCACCTACCCGGACTTAAAAAGATATTATTCGACGGATACTTTCGGCTATACAATGATCTTCGGAACAATTTATCCATTGAGTGCGGGGATGACTCACACTGTCCAATATGCAATGGCGGCAATATTCAAAGCAGCTAACGATGGTAAATTAAACTTTGTGGAATCAGTCAAAGAGTACGGTTATAAAGCAGCGATCATGAAAAAGTTATTTACTGAAAATGGATTTGAAATAGTTTACGACATGGATGAGAATAACCCAATCGCCGATGGTTTTTATTTTACAGTCTCTTATCCCGGTATGGATGGGGAAGAACTTTTACATGAACTTTTATTTTACGGAGTCAGTGCAATCTCCCTTGAGATTACCGGCTCAACGCGAACAGAAGGATTGCGTGCCTGTGTTTCGCTTGTGCG